From Bicyclus anynana chromosome 7, ilBicAnyn1.1, whole genome shotgun sequence, the proteins below share one genomic window:
- the LOC112048571 gene encoding GTP-binding protein Rheb homolog produces MPSKQRKIAMMGYRSVGKSSLIIQFVEGHFVDSYDPTIENTFTKFIRLNSTEYEVKLVDTAGQDEYSIFPLQYSMDFHGYVLVYSITSSKSFQIVQIIYDKLLDMVGKIHVPIVLVGNKTDLHMERKISTEEGKRLAEKWNAAFVETSAKRNESVTDMFHAMLSEIERSDGHMPEKNGCVIS; encoded by the exons ATGCCTTCCAAGCAAAGGAAAATTGCTATGATGGGTTACAGATCCGTTG GCAAATCGTCTCTTATTATACAATTCGTAGAAGGGCATTTCGTCGACTCCTATGATCCGACAATAGAAAACA catTTACCAAATTTATAAGGCTTAATTCAACAGAGTATGAGGTCAAATTGGTTGATACAGCGGGACAAGATGAATACAGCATTTTTCCATTACAATATAGCATGGATTTTCATGGCTATGTGTTGGTTTATTCTATTACATCCAGTAAAAGTTTTCAAATTGTCCAAATAATATATGACAAGTTATTGGATATGGTTGGAAAAATACA TGTACCAATAGTGTTGGTGGGTAACAAAACAGACTTGCATATGGAAAGAAAAATAAGTACAGAAGAAGGGAAGAGATTGGCTGAAAAGTGGAATGCTGCTTTTGTGGAAACAAGTGCTAAAAGGAATGAG TCTGTCACCGACATGTTTCATGCAATGTTATCAGAAATAGAGAGATCAGATGGACATATGCCTGAGAAAAATGGATGTGTTATTTCTTAA